A genome region from Jeotgalibacillus aurantiacus includes the following:
- a CDS encoding SpoVR family protein — translation MDTKKLYYAIDEITEVAKGFGLDFFPMRYEICPASVIYTFGAYGMPVRFSHWSFGKQYHKMKLQYDLGLSKIYELVINSDPCYAFLLDTNTLIQNKLIIAHVLAHCDFFKHNARFQNTNRDMVERMAASAERIKFYEHKYGRQEVETFIDAVMAIEEHIDPGLVKPEKCKDDEQKGFKKIHQPYSDLWDEEKKEPVVPKKKMFPEEPEKDLVLFLQKHSRELDEWQRDIMTIIREEMLYFWPQMETKIMNEGWASYWHQKIMRELPLTESEAIEYAKLNANVVQPSKTQINPYYLGIKLFEDIENRWDQIEGDGAGRRKIFEVRELDSDQSFIRNYMTKEFVEEEDLYVFQQSGRDYKIIDKKWENIRDELVHSRVNGGFPYIVVENGDYLRNGELYLRHQYEGEELDTAYLEKVLHHIYRIWGKTVHLETVIHSSPVCYTCSGRAVYKKNVDK, via the coding sequence TTGGATACGAAAAAATTGTATTATGCAATTGATGAAATTACAGAGGTGGCAAAAGGTTTCGGACTTGATTTTTTTCCGATGCGCTATGAGATTTGTCCGGCGTCTGTTATTTATACATTCGGAGCTTATGGTATGCCTGTTCGATTTTCTCATTGGAGCTTTGGGAAACAGTATCATAAAATGAAGCTTCAGTATGATTTGGGTCTCAGTAAAATCTATGAGCTCGTAATTAATTCAGATCCATGTTACGCTTTTTTGCTGGACACCAACACATTGATCCAAAATAAATTGATTATTGCTCATGTTCTTGCACATTGTGATTTCTTTAAGCATAATGCACGTTTTCAAAATACAAACCGTGATATGGTTGAACGAATGGCGGCATCTGCTGAAAGGATTAAATTTTATGAACATAAATATGGGCGTCAAGAGGTCGAAACTTTTATCGACGCAGTAATGGCGATTGAGGAGCATATTGATCCGGGATTAGTCAAACCTGAGAAATGTAAAGATGATGAGCAAAAAGGGTTTAAAAAAATACACCAGCCTTATAGTGATTTATGGGATGAAGAAAAGAAAGAGCCGGTGGTTCCAAAGAAAAAAATGTTTCCTGAAGAACCTGAGAAGGATCTGGTGCTGTTCTTGCAGAAGCACAGCAGGGAGCTTGATGAGTGGCAGCGGGATATCATGACTATTATAAGAGAAGAGATGCTCTATTTCTGGCCGCAGATGGAAACCAAAATCATGAATGAGGGCTGGGCTTCCTACTGGCATCAGAAAATTATGAGAGAACTTCCACTGACAGAATCAGAGGCTATAGAATATGCCAAATTAAATGCCAATGTCGTACAGCCTTCTAAAACCCAAATCAATCCATACTACCTCGGAATAAAACTATTTGAAGACATTGAAAACAGATGGGATCAAATTGAGGGGGACGGGGCAGGTCGCAGAAAAATTTTTGAAGTTAGAGAGCTTGATTCCGACCAGTCTTTCATCAGGAATTATATGACAAAGGAGTTTGTTGAAGAGGAGGACTTATACGTTTTCCAGCAGTCTGGCCGTGATTATAAAATTATTGATAAAAAATGGGAAAACATACGTGATGAACTTGTTCATTCCAGAGTGAATGGAGGGTTTCCTTACATCGTAGTTGAAAATGGCGACTATTTAAGAAATGGTGAACTTTACCTTAGACATCAATATGAAGGGGAAGAACTCGACACCGCTTATTTGGAGAAAGTGCTTCACCACATTTACCGGATATGGGGGAAGACTGTCCATCTCGAAACAGTCATCCATTCAAGTCCTGTCTGTTATACATGCAGTGGCCGTGCCGTGTATAAGAAAAACGTGGATAAATAA
- a CDS encoding SulP family inorganic anion transporter, translating to MDLAQYKQEWFGNVRGDIMSGTLVALALIPEAIAFSIIAGVDPMVGLYAAFCIAVVIAFIGGRPGMISGATGAMALLMTTLVADHGLQYLFAATILTGIIQLIMGVLKLGKLMRFIPNSVMIGFVNALAILIFMAQLEQFEGASWVMYALVAVSLAIIYLVPRFFKAIPSPLIAIIVVTAFVMITGIGTKTVGDMGTITQALPTFFFPDVPFNMETLMIILPYSLSLAVVGLLESLLTAQIVDDMTDTPSDKNKEARGQGIANMITGCFGGMAGCAMIGQAVINVKSGGRGRLSSFTAGIVLLTLIIVLTDLVVQIPMAVLVGVMIMVSIGTFDWNSLTRLHKVPRSDAAVMIVTVVTVVITHDLSIGVLAGVLLSAIFFASKISKVHVQKELDQAASTVVYKVDGQLFFASVTEFVMAVDYQTDGIEKVIFDFTNAHLWDDSAINAVDKVAIKLKQQGLQVELTGLNKESTELVNQLSIHDKANAKLTGH from the coding sequence TTGGATTTAGCACAATATAAACAGGAGTGGTTTGGGAATGTGAGGGGCGACATCATGTCAGGAACGCTCGTTGCCCTTGCACTGATTCCTGAAGCGATTGCATTTTCGATCATTGCTGGAGTAGATCCGATGGTCGGTCTTTATGCTGCCTTCTGTATCGCAGTGGTTATTGCATTTATCGGTGGACGCCCGGGAATGATTTCAGGTGCAACAGGTGCTATGGCACTTCTTATGACAACACTCGTTGCCGACCATGGCTTACAGTATTTATTTGCAGCCACGATTTTAACAGGTATTATTCAGCTGATTATGGGTGTATTAAAATTAGGAAAGCTGATGCGCTTTATTCCGAATTCAGTCATGATCGGGTTTGTAAACGCACTGGCGATTTTAATTTTCATGGCTCAGTTGGAACAATTTGAAGGTGCCAGCTGGGTGATGTATGCACTTGTGGCTGTATCGCTTGCGATCATTTATTTAGTACCGCGCTTTTTTAAAGCCATTCCTTCCCCGCTTATTGCAATTATCGTTGTTACCGCATTTGTGATGATTACGGGAATTGGAACAAAAACGGTTGGAGATATGGGAACGATCACACAGGCACTCCCTACTTTCTTTTTCCCTGATGTACCATTTAATATGGAAACGTTGATGATTATTCTTCCTTACTCTTTATCGCTGGCGGTTGTCGGATTACTTGAATCCCTTCTGACTGCTCAGATTGTAGACGATATGACTGACACACCTAGTGATAAAAATAAAGAAGCGCGCGGTCAGGGAATTGCGAATATGATTACGGGCTGCTTCGGCGGTATGGCTGGCTGTGCGATGATCGGTCAGGCTGTAATTAATGTCAAGTCAGGTGGACGCGGAAGATTGTCTTCCTTTACTGCAGGGATTGTTTTACTGACACTGATTATCGTCCTGACAGATCTTGTTGTTCAAATACCGATGGCCGTTCTCGTTGGGGTCATGATCATGGTATCGATTGGTACATTCGACTGGAATTCATTAACCCGTCTCCACAAAGTACCAAGATCTGACGCGGCTGTAATGATTGTCACGGTTGTTACGGTTGTGATTACACATGACCTTTCAATCGGCGTGCTGGCCGGCGTTCTTTTAAGTGCGATATTCTTCGCTTCCAAAATCTCTAAGGTTCATGTTCAAAAAGAACTCGATCAGGCAGCATCTACTGTTGTTTATAAGGTCGATGGTCAGTTATTTTTCGCTTCCGTCACAGAATTTGTGATGGCGGTTGATTATCAGACTGACGGAATTGAAAAAGTCATCTTCGACTTTACGAACGCCCACCTTTGGGATGATTCCGCGATCAACGCCGTTGATAAGGTCGCAATCAAACTGAAGCAGCAGGGCTTACAGGTTGAATTGACAGGATTGAATAAAGAAAGTACAGAGCTCGTCAACCAACTTTCCATTCATGATAAAGCAAATGCAAAACTGACTGGTCATTAA
- a CDS encoding GAF domain-containing sensor histidine kinase has translation MNNPSHVVILKEIAELLNEETELESMLEGALKKFLDGTDFHAGWVFFIEEDGRHSLIAHHHLPDALLEKDCYFMKAGGCWCVNRFKRGSLKKASNIIECKRIVEAVDRKRESTDGITHHATVPLQSGNERFGLLNVATPGRREFGHEELALLESVAFQIGSAIKRIQLTKKEQEVALMQERNRLARDLHDSVNQLLFSMTLTARGGAEMTDQQEVKETFHGLQSLAQEALTEMRALIWQLRPKGVEGGISEAVKGFGEILGLTVEIKVSGVLNLPARIEEAIFRITQEAMTNCKRHAATDEIFIWIEAFEDRISLIIRDFGQGFYTDHLERLPSIGISSMKERTRILNGTFHIQSAPGEGTQIQIILPY, from the coding sequence ATGAACAATCCATCACATGTCGTCATTTTAAAAGAAATTGCTGAATTACTGAATGAAGAAACAGAACTTGAATCCATGCTTGAAGGAGCATTAAAAAAATTCCTTGATGGAACTGATTTTCATGCCGGATGGGTGTTTTTTATAGAAGAGGATGGCAGGCATTCTTTAATTGCCCATCACCATCTGCCTGATGCACTGCTTGAAAAGGACTGCTACTTTATGAAAGCAGGTGGCTGCTGGTGTGTAAACAGGTTTAAAAGAGGGAGCCTGAAGAAGGCATCTAATATAATTGAGTGTAAAAGAATTGTTGAAGCAGTAGACCGCAAACGTGAGAGTACGGATGGCATTACACATCATGCGACGGTGCCGTTACAGTCAGGTAATGAAAGATTCGGACTGTTGAATGTAGCCACACCCGGGAGAAGAGAATTCGGACATGAAGAGCTTGCTTTGCTTGAATCAGTGGCTTTTCAGATCGGTTCAGCTATTAAACGGATTCAGTTAACAAAAAAGGAGCAGGAAGTAGCGCTCATGCAGGAAAGGAACCGGTTGGCAAGGGATCTGCATGACTCGGTGAATCAGCTTCTCTTTTCAATGACATTAACAGCACGCGGAGGAGCGGAGATGACGGATCAACAGGAAGTCAAAGAAACATTTCACGGTCTTCAATCACTTGCCCAGGAAGCGCTGACTGAAATGCGCGCCTTAATCTGGCAGCTTCGGCCAAAAGGGGTAGAAGGCGGAATCAGTGAAGCGGTAAAAGGGTTTGGTGAAATACTCGGATTAACCGTAGAGATCAAAGTGAGCGGTGTGTTAAACCTCCCGGCAAGAATTGAAGAAGCAATCTTCAGGATTACGCAGGAAGCGATGACTAATTGCAAACGTCATGCAGCAACGGATGAAATTTTCATCTGGATTGAGGCATTTGAAGACAGGATCAGTCTCATTATCCGGGATTTTGGTCAGGGTTTTTATACCGATCACCTTGAACGGCTTCCATCAATCGGTATATCCAGTATGAAAGAACGGACAAGGATACTGAACGGAACATTCCACATTCAGAGTGCACCGGGAGAAGGTACACAGATTCAGATCATCCTGCCGTATTAA
- a CDS encoding response regulator, producing MAIKLLIADDHHVVRRGLAFFLKTQKDIEIVGEAKNGLEAVEMVKKLQPDIVLMDLIMPEMDGIEATREIKRALPGTEIMMLTSFSDQDHVIPAIEAGAAGYQLKDIEPDELVESIRKLIKGENTLHPKATNQLLSRVNQKEPSPHELHQLTKREKDVLLELAKGKSNKEIASALFITEKTVKTHISNLFSKLEVSDRTQAALYAVRHGLASPGK from the coding sequence ATGGCGATTAAATTACTGATTGCAGATGATCATCATGTAGTGAGAAGAGGACTGGCTTTCTTTCTGAAGACACAAAAAGATATAGAAATAGTCGGTGAGGCGAAAAATGGACTGGAAGCGGTAGAGATGGTGAAGAAACTCCAGCCGGACATCGTACTGATGGACCTGATTATGCCGGAAATGGACGGCATTGAAGCGACAAGAGAAATTAAACGTGCGCTGCCTGGTACAGAAATTATGATGCTGACTAGTTTTTCGGACCAGGATCACGTCATTCCCGCTATAGAAGCAGGTGCAGCCGGGTATCAGCTGAAGGATATTGAACCGGACGAGCTGGTTGAATCGATCAGGAAACTCATCAAAGGGGAAAATACACTACACCCTAAAGCAACAAACCAGCTTTTATCCAGAGTGAATCAGAAAGAACCGTCCCCGCATGAATTACATCAGCTGACAAAAAGAGAAAAAGATGTATTACTTGAACTCGCAAAAGGTAAAAGCAATAAAGAAATTGCTTCAGCTTTATTTATTACAGAAAAAACAGTCAAAACACATATATCCAATCTTTTTTCCAAGCTTGAGGTATCTGACCGGACACAGGCAGCCTTATATGCTGTCCGCCACGGACTCGCCTCACCGGGAAAATAA
- a CDS encoding FMN-dependent NADH-azoreductase → MRVLLVKANNRPSDQSVSAKMHDLFFEEIKNNEEITVDQVDLYNEELPYIGQDFLAAQFKQAENAQLTEAEENVLTIANGHLERFKQADVVVFAFPLWNFTVPAVLHTYMDYLFRAGETFKYTAEGPQGLMGDKRAILLNARGGDYSAPAMQGAEMSLNFIKNALGFFGIQQQTDVVIEGHNQYVDRTEEIKEEGFKRVVETAKDLAAVAAR, encoded by the coding sequence ATGAGAGTATTACTCGTCAAAGCGAACAACCGTCCGTCCGATCAGTCAGTGTCAGCTAAAATGCATGATCTTTTCTTTGAAGAAATTAAAAATAACGAGGAAATTACAGTCGATCAGGTCGATTTATATAACGAGGAACTGCCGTACATTGGACAGGATTTCCTTGCAGCCCAGTTCAAGCAGGCTGAAAACGCTCAGCTCACAGAGGCAGAAGAAAACGTATTAACGATTGCCAATGGACACCTTGAGCGTTTCAAGCAGGCGGATGTTGTAGTATTTGCATTCCCGCTGTGGAACTTCACGGTACCGGCAGTACTTCACACTTATATGGATTATCTGTTCCGTGCAGGAGAAACGTTCAAATATACAGCTGAAGGTCCTCAGGGTCTGATGGGGGACAAGCGTGCGATCCTTCTTAATGCACGTGGTGGAGACTACTCAGCTCCAGCGATGCAGGGTGCTGAAATGAGTCTGAACTTTATTAAAAATGCGCTTGGATTCTTTGGTATTCAGCAGCAGACTGACGTAGTCATTGAAGGTCATAACCAGTACGTTGACCGCACAGAAGAAATCAAAGAAGAAGGTTTCAAGCGTGTCGTTGAAACAGCTAAAGACCTTGCTGCAGTAGCAGCACGATAA